One genomic region from Equus asinus isolate D_3611 breed Donkey chromosome 10, EquAss-T2T_v2, whole genome shotgun sequence encodes:
- the MEF2B gene encoding myocyte-specific enhancer factor 2B isoform X1 — MRCARGPFRLLLLPHTTPKPCLLHPARGSWVQVTFTKRKFGLMKKAYELSVLCDCEIALIIFNSANRLFQYASTDMDRVLLKYTEYSEPHESRTNTDILETLKRRGVGLDGPELDPDEGPEGPGEKLRRLAGDGGDPALPRPRLYPAAPTMPSPDMVYGALPPPGCEPSGLGEALSAQSRPSPFRPAAPKVGPPGLAHPLFSPSHLASKTPPPLYLAADGRRPDLPGGLAGARGGLSTSRGLYGSLQSPGSAAAPGPPLGSFPFLPAGPPEYGLGDPPPPPGLLQPPTLAPWQPSRGDGPPAGPAQPSGGRSLGEEGPPTRGASPPTPPVSIKSERLSPAPGGPGDFPKAFPYPLLLARPLAEPLRPGPPLRRLSTADSWPR; from the exons ATGAGGTGTGCTCGGGGACCATTtaggctcctcctcctcccccacaccACCCCAAAGCCTTGTCTTCTCCaccctgcccgtgggtcctgggTCCAGGTGACATTTACCAAGCGGAAGTTCGGGCTGATGAAGAAAGCCTACGAGCTGAGCGTGCTCTGCGACTGTGAGATTGCCCTCATCATCTTCAACAGCGCCAACCGCCTCTTCCAGTACGCCAGCACAGACATGGACCGCGTGCTCCTCAAGTACACGGAGTACAGTGAACCCCACGAGAGCCGCACCAACACCGACATCCTCGAG aCACTGAAGCGGAGGGGTGTGGGCCTCGATGGACCAGAGCTGGACCCAGATGAGGGGCCTGAGGGGCCAGGAGAGAAACTGCGGAGGCTGGCAGGTGATGGGGGTGACCCAGCCTTGCCCCGACCCCGACTCTAT CCAGCAGCCCCAACTATGCCCAGCCCGGACATGGTCTATGGGGCCCTGCCCCCACCAGGCTGTGAACCCAGTGGGCTCGGAGAGGCCCTGTCCGCTCAGAGCCGCCCATCCCCCTTCAGGCCAGCAGCCCCCAAAGTGGGGCCCCCAG GCCTGGCACACCCCCTCTTCTCGCCGAGCCACCTCGCCAGCAAGACACCACCTCCCCTGTACCTGGCAGCGGACGGGCGGAGGCCAGACCTGCCTGGTGGCTTGGCCGGGGCCCGGGGGGGACTGAGTACCTCG AGAGGCCTCTATGGGAGCCTGCAGAGTCCAGGCTCCGCGGCAGCCCCAGGCCCTCCGCTCGGAAGcttccccttcctccctgcaGGCCCCCCAG aaTATGGCCTGGGAGACCCTCCTCCACCCCCCGGCTTGCTGCAGCCACCCACTCTGGCCCCCTGGCAGCCCTCGAGGGGTGATGGGCCCCCAGCCGGCCCCGCTCAGCCCAG cggGGGCCGCAGCCTGGGCGAGGAGGGCCCCCCCACCCGCGGCGCCTCCCCACCAACGCCCCCAGTCAGCATCAAATCGGAGCGCCTCTCGCCCGCCCCCGGGGGCCCCGGCGACTTTCCCAAGGCCTTCCCCTACCCCTTGCTCCTGGCCCGGCCGCTGGCAGAGCCCCTACGGCCCGGGCCCCCCCTGCGCCGGCTGTCCACTGCTGACAGCTGGCCCCGGTAG
- the MEF2B gene encoding myocyte-specific enhancer factor 2B isoform X2 gives MGRKKIQISRILDQRNRQVTFTKRKFGLMKKAYELSVLCDCEIALIIFNSANRLFQYASTDMDRVLLKYTEYSEPHESRTNTDILETLKRRGVGLDGPELDPDEGPEGPGEKLRRLAGDGGDPALPRPRLYPAAPTMPSPDMVYGALPPPGCEPSGLGEALSAQSRPSPFRPAAPKVGPPGLAHPLFSPSHLASKTPPPLYLAADGRRPDLPGGLAGARGGLSTSRGLYGSLQSPGSAAAPGPPLGSFPFLPAGPPEYGLGDPPPPPGLLQPPTLAPWQPSRGDGPPAGPAQPSGGRSLGEEGPPTRGASPPTPPVSIKSERLSPAPGGPGDFPKAFPYPLLLARPLAEPLRPGPPLRRLSTADSWPR, from the exons atggggaggaaaaaaatccagatttcacgcATTCTGGACCAAAGGAATCGGCAG GTGACATTTACCAAGCGGAAGTTCGGGCTGATGAAGAAAGCCTACGAGCTGAGCGTGCTCTGCGACTGTGAGATTGCCCTCATCATCTTCAACAGCGCCAACCGCCTCTTCCAGTACGCCAGCACAGACATGGACCGCGTGCTCCTCAAGTACACGGAGTACAGTGAACCCCACGAGAGCCGCACCAACACCGACATCCTCGAG aCACTGAAGCGGAGGGGTGTGGGCCTCGATGGACCAGAGCTGGACCCAGATGAGGGGCCTGAGGGGCCAGGAGAGAAACTGCGGAGGCTGGCAGGTGATGGGGGTGACCCAGCCTTGCCCCGACCCCGACTCTAT CCAGCAGCCCCAACTATGCCCAGCCCGGACATGGTCTATGGGGCCCTGCCCCCACCAGGCTGTGAACCCAGTGGGCTCGGAGAGGCCCTGTCCGCTCAGAGCCGCCCATCCCCCTTCAGGCCAGCAGCCCCCAAAGTGGGGCCCCCAG GCCTGGCACACCCCCTCTTCTCGCCGAGCCACCTCGCCAGCAAGACACCACCTCCCCTGTACCTGGCAGCGGACGGGCGGAGGCCAGACCTGCCTGGTGGCTTGGCCGGGGCCCGGGGGGGACTGAGTACCTCG AGAGGCCTCTATGGGAGCCTGCAGAGTCCAGGCTCCGCGGCAGCCCCAGGCCCTCCGCTCGGAAGcttccccttcctccctgcaGGCCCCCCAG aaTATGGCCTGGGAGACCCTCCTCCACCCCCCGGCTTGCTGCAGCCACCCACTCTGGCCCCCTGGCAGCCCTCGAGGGGTGATGGGCCCCCAGCCGGCCCCGCTCAGCCCAG cggGGGCCGCAGCCTGGGCGAGGAGGGCCCCCCCACCCGCGGCGCCTCCCCACCAACGCCCCCAGTCAGCATCAAATCGGAGCGCCTCTCGCCCGCCCCCGGGGGCCCCGGCGACTTTCCCAAGGCCTTCCCCTACCCCTTGCTCCTGGCCCGGCCGCTGGCAGAGCCCCTACGGCCCGGGCCCCCCCTGCGCCGGCTGTCCACTGCTGACAGCTGGCCCCGGTAG